From one Triticum aestivum cultivar Chinese Spring chromosome 4B, IWGSC CS RefSeq v2.1, whole genome shotgun sequence genomic stretch:
- the LOC123092299 gene encoding two-component response regulator ORR4, protein MTVVDTETRFHVLAVDDGVIDRKLIEMLLRTSSYQVTTLDSGSKALEVLGLRDEGDSSSSSPPSSSAPDHHQEVGVNLIITDYCMPGMAGYDLLRRVKGSSSLKDIPVVIMSSENVPARISRRMPELTRRTPFCTSATTQG, encoded by the exons ATGACGGTGGTCGACACTGAGACCCGTTTCCACGTCCTCGCCGTGGACGACGGCGTCATCGACCGGAAGCTCATCGAGATGCTGCTCAGGACCTCCTCCTACCAAG TCACCACATTGGACTCCGGGAGCAAGGCGCTGGAGGTCCTGGGATTGAGAGACGAGGGGGACTCATCCTCCTCCTCACCCCCTTCCTCCTCCGCCCCTGACCACCACCAG GAGGTGGGCGTGAATTTGATCATCACTGACTATTGCATGCCTGGCATGGCAGGATACGATCTGCTGAGGAGGGTCAAG GGGTCATCTTCATTGAAGGACATTCCAGTGGTGATCATGTCGTCTGAGAATGTGCCTGCCAGGATCAGCAG GAGGATGCCCGAGCTGACCAGGAGGACACCCTTCTGCACCTCAGCCACCACACAAG